A window of the Gossypium hirsutum isolate 1008001.06 chromosome A03, Gossypium_hirsutum_v2.1, whole genome shotgun sequence genome harbors these coding sequences:
- the LOC107887654 gene encoding uncharacterized mitochondrial protein AtMg00810-like, whose product MEVRQAEGKIFLGQRTFALKVLSKFSMENCKPTSTPIAVGMKLSNQEDHEPVNESTYRSLAGCLLYLTATRPNIMFAVSLLSRFMHCCNEKNFQAAKRVLRYVKGTLSHGMLFNKAESLKLVGYIDSDWAGLSDDMKSTSGYAFTLGSTMFC is encoded by the coding sequence ATGGAGGTGCGCCAAGCAGAAGGAAAAATCTTCTTGGGACAGAGAACATTTGCCTTGAAGGTTTTGTCTAAGTTCTCAATGGAGAATTGTAAGCCAACAAGCACTCCTATTGCTGTTGGAATGAAGCTGTCAAACCAAGAAGATCATGAACCAGTCAATGAGTCTACTTACAGGAGCCTAGCTGGTTGTTTGCTATATTTAACTGCTACTAGGCCAAACATTATGTTTGCTGTCAGTTTGCTCTCAAGATTCATGCATTGTTGCAATGAGAAGAACTTTCAAGCTGCCAAACGAGTGCTTAGATATGTTAAGGGTACTTTAAGCCATGGGATGCTATTTAACAAGGCTGAAAGTTTGAAGCTTGTTGGATACAtagatagtgactgggctggtttAAGTGATGATATGAAAAGCACCTCTGGATATGCTTTTACCCTTGGCTCAACCATGTTTTGTTAG